In one Gossypium hirsutum isolate 1008001.06 chromosome D09, Gossypium_hirsutum_v2.1, whole genome shotgun sequence genomic region, the following are encoded:
- the LOC107892888 gene encoding cytochrome P450 93A2 has product MVFSYITHSSAAMATSSKFLHCRNPFLVSVLSIIIVYLLIKRWAKPKSSIRYPPGPLALPIIGHLYLLSSSLPKSFQALSRRYGPLMRIHIAQSIFIVVSDAVVAKEVLKVHDAEFASRFEFGPAQYNIYKDAGFITGPYGSYWRFMKKLCMTRLFTGRQLDRFNHIREEEMVKLLKSLVKKSREGKWCDLSAELANLTNNLIFRMTMNKRFSKDNSEGNEMWKLVTEIMGLAAKLGVNEVHGLLKKFDLFGNGKKLREGLERYDKLVEQIIRDYEENYGVDDGSGNEDLMDILLGIYRDKNAGLKITREQIKYFIFELFTASIDTSSAAIQWGMAELMNHPQVFKRLREEIDSVVNNKRVVKESDVPNLPYLQAISKETLRLHSPVPIFHRECIKDCNINGFDLQVKDRVLINAYAIMRHPEAWSDPNTYLPERFLENSGGNRDQDFWFLPFGSGRRVCAGSLHAYLVMHGTIGSLVQCFDWKTKDGAKVDITVGSGFSGAMALPMECYPILRFDPFQE; this is encoded by the exons ATGGTTTTCTCTTACATTACCCACAGTAGTGCTGCCATGGCGACAAGCAGCAAGTTCTTGCACTGTAGAAACCCCTTTTTGGTTTCCGTCCTTTCAATTATCATCGTTTATTTGCTCATAAAAAGGTGGGCAAAACCGAAATCGTCCATCCGGTACCCACCCGGCCCTCTGGCACTCCCCATTATCGGCCATCTCTACCTCCTAAGCTCCTCCTTGCCCAAGTCTTTCCAAGCCCTATCTCGGCGGTATGGCCCCCTCATGCGCATTCATATAGCCCAATCCATCTTCATAGTTGTTTCAGATGCCGTCGTCGCCAAAGAGGTATTGAAAGTCCATGACGCTGAGTTTGCTTCAAGGTTCGAGTTTGGTCCAGCCCAGTACAACATATACAAAGATGCTGGTTTCATCACTGGTCCTTATGGCTCCTACTGGCGGTTTATGAAAAAGCTTTGCATGACAAGGCTCTTCACAGGACGACAGCTCGACCGGTTCAACCATATACGGGAAGAGGAGATGGTGAAGCTATTGAAATCATTGGTTAAGAAATCCAGGGAAGGGAAGTGGTGTGATCTAAGTGCGGAGTTAGCCAACTTAACCAACAACTTGATATTCAGGATGACAATGAACAAGAGGTTTTCAAAAGATAATAGTGAAGGCAATGAGATGTGGAAATTGGTGACGGAGATAATGGGATTGGCGGCAAAGCTAGGAGTGAATGAAGTGCATGGTTTATTGAAGAAATTCGACCTTTTTGGAAATGGGAAAAAGCTTAGAGAGGGACTTGAAAGGTATGACAAATTAGTGGAACAGATTATAAGGGATTATGAAGAAAATTATGGGGTGGATGATGGATCTGGAAATGAAGATCTGATGGATATTCTGTTGGGAATTTATAGAGACAAGAATGCTGGATTGAAGATAACAagagaacaaatcaagtatttcaTTTTT GAACTGTTTACTGCAAGCATTGATACATCATCGGCAGCCATACAATGGGGCATGGCAGAGCTGATGAACCATCCACAAGTATTTAAGAGGCTAAGGGAAGAGATCGATTCAGTAGTCAACAACAAGAGGGTAGTCAAAGAATCAGACGTGCCAAACCTCCCTTACTTGCAAGCAATCTCCAAGGAAACCTTGAGGCTGCATTCTCCGGTGCCTATTTTCCATAGGGAATGCATCAAAGACTGCAACATCAATGGCTTCGACCTCCAGGTGAAGGATAGAGTCCTCATCAATGCCTATGCTATTATGCGACACCCTGAAGCCTGGAGTGACCCTAACACGTATTTGCCAGAGAGGTTTTTGGAGAATTCGGGAGGAAACAGGGATCAGGATTTTTGGTTCCTTCCATTCGGGAGTGGTCGAAGAGTATGCGCTGGTTCCTTACATGCTTACCTAGTTATGCATGGGACAATTGGGAGCTTGGTTCAATGCTTTGATTGGAAAACTAAAGATGGGGCAAAGGTTGACATTACTGTTGGGTCAGGATTTTCAGGTGCGATGGCACTTCCCATGGAATGTTATCCTATTTTACGCTTTGATCCATTTCAGGAATGA
- the LOC121203120 gene encoding cytochrome P450 93A2-like, which translates to MAGVDTTAAAIRWAMKELINHPNIFKILREEIDSVVGNNRLIKESDVPKLPYLQAVAKEILRLHPPSPFLRRLSNKDSKINGFDIQKGTRVFINVYMLMRDPNCYKEPEKFMPERFLGNCTEMKGRDFHYLPFGSGRRGCPGASLATSLLHATIGALVQCFDWKVKDGEKADTVLKAGLQCNMEPEACYYRDQQLSSSAHFAWYARMVFRPNEATDIAVLF; encoded by the coding sequence ATGGCTGGTGTGGATACAACAGCAGCGGCAATTCGATGGGCTATGAAGGAGCTTATCAACCATCCCAACATATTCAAAATCCTTAGAGAAGAGATAGACTCAGTTGTGGGGAACAACAGACTTATCAAAGAATCTGATGTCCCGAAACTCCCTTACCTGCAAGCGGTAGCGAAGGAAATCCTAAGACTACACCCTCCATCGCCCTTTCTCCGCCGACTTTCAAACAAAGATAGCAAGATCAACGGCTTTGATATCCAGAAAGGGACTAGAGTTTTCATCAACGTCTACATGTTAATGAGGGATCCCAATTGCTATAAGGAACCTGAAAAGTTCATGCCTGAGCGGTTCTTAGGCAACTGTACTGAAATGAAGGGCCGAGATTTTCATTATCTTCCATTTGGCAGTGGAAGGAGAGGTTGCCCTGGTGCATCCCTTGCTACGTCCCTATTGCATGCCACGATTGGAGCCCTTGTTCAATGCTTTGATTGGAAAGTAAAAGATGGGGAGAAAGCTGATACtgtgttgaaagctggactgcaatgcaacatggagccgGAAGCATGCTACTatcgagaccagcagctatcgagctcagctcattttgcttggtATGCACGAATGGTTTTCAGACCAAATGAAGCAACTGATattgctgttttgttttga
- the LOC107892534 gene encoding cytochrome P450 93B16: MIISTLLLILLVKSLRNSKSKGKCPPSPPALPIIGHIHLLKSGLPTSFATLARKYGPLMQIRLGAAKFVVVSDAKSAQEILRTFDTDFASKFQPGPTNYHIYEDSSFVNAPYGAYWRFMKKLFMTKLLAGSQLQRFTNIGEQETIKLIKSLLNRSKAGEPCDLTAELTEVTHSTIYKMAMGRRYSNNPSQNAEIRKIIPVTLKYAAKFHLAEVFGPLKKFDLFGKGKRLNLTLKGYDQLIEQIMKDYQDNDMKYNCENDDEKDVIDILLETYKDADAEVKLTRDQIA, translated from the coding sequence ATGATAATTTCTACTCTTTTGCTAATTTTGTTGGTTAAGTCCTTGAGAAACTCCAAGTCCAAAGGCAAGTGTCCACCCAGCCCTCCAGCTCTACCCATCATTGGTCACATCCATCTTTTGAAATCCGGATTACCTACATCTTTCGCAACTCTAGCCAGAAAATATGGCCCCTTAATGCAGATACGCTTGGGAGCTGCTAAATTCGTTGTGGTCTCAGATGCAAAATCAGCTCAAGAAATATTGAGGACATTTGACACTGATTTTGCCTCCAAGTTCCAACCCGGTCCCACTAATTACCATATCTATGAAGACAGTTCTTTCGTTAATGCCCCTTATGGTGCTTATTGGAGGTTCATGAAGAAATTATTCATGACCAAGCTGCTTGCGGGTTCACAGCTCCAACGATTCACCAATATCGGAGAGCAAGAGACAATCAAGCTCATAAAATCACTGCTGAACAGGTCTAAAGCAGGGGAACCATGTGACTTGACAGCAGAGCTGACAGAGGTGACACATAGCACGATTTATAAGATGGCAATGGGAAGGAGATATTCGAACAATCCTAGTCAAAACGCAGAGATCAGAAAAATTATTCCAGTTACCTTGAAATATGCAGCAAAGTTTCATTTAGCAGAAGTGTTTGGTCCTTTGAAGAAATTTGACCTCTTTGGTAAAGGAAAGAGGCTTAATTTGACCCTAAAGGGTTACGATCAGTTGATTGAGCAGATTATGAAGGATTATCAAGATAATGATATGAAGTACAACTGTGAAAATGATGATGAGAAAGATGTGATAGATATTTTGTTGGAGACTTACAAAGACGCAGATGCTGAAGTTAAGTTGACTAGGGATCAGATTGCTTAA